TCATATTTATAGATGCACAGATAATGAATTTGAGATAAGTGAAGTTAAGATCAAAGGTGTTCCGGGATATCATTTTATAGCATCGGATTTATCTTCACTAATAACTATTTCTATTATGCAAATACTACTTCTTTTCTTTGCTACATTAACACGTAAGGAATATAAAATTAAAATCACTATTCATTTATTTTGACGTGTCAGTAAGTTTTACATTTTGTATCTCATCGTCTCTACAGCCATTAATTGATAACAAGTATACAGTCCCATTCTGCTATTGGCTTAGTGAGTTTAAGCTCTTTTATATACCGCTTAAACATATGATTTTTCTTATTTTTAAAGTAAAATCCTTACAGAAGTGTTTTTTGATTGTTTAGTCTTATCTTTTTAAGTGTGCTTTTAAGTCGAGACAATTCTTTATTTAATTTTATTAACTCTGTAATTTTAAAATTAAGGTTATCAGTAGTTAGGTGTTCTTTTTTCGTGCAATTTTGTCTTTAACTAAAAGCTATCAAAATACTTAAATGCAAAATCAATTTTGCAGTCATTTTATTGTATGTAAATATTGCTTGTAGAGTATCTATTGTTAATAGTAAGAAGCCTTTTCAAGGCAAGGGCCCGGGGGGCGGAGCCCTGGGGACCCTTTAACAAATCCTTGCTATTTTACTTTACAATTACTCTATTTATCATTTTAGTAATTTTGTACTTTGTAATGATACTTGTTTACTTTTAAAATTTAATTTCTTCTACTCTGTCAACTACGAATTAATTTTTTCTCTTCTTTGAGCATTTTTGTAATCAGTTTAGCTTGACTTAGTTGTGTTCCTCTTAAATCTCTCTTTTTAATTACCTTTCTTAAATTTTACTTTTATTCTTATTTATTTGTTGGCATAAGAATAACTATCTAGTATTTTACACATGCTTTGTGTTTTTTATTATTTAAATTACCAGATTTCTTTATCATTATTCCTTTATTTAAAGGCATATCCGATTAATTTTTCTATTGTAAAAGTTGGAACAGATTTACTGAACCATGGTATGAAAGATCGCTTTTAAGATGTTCAAGCATTGTTTCATTGCTATATTCTAAAAATGTGCTCTAGAGTAGATTTGGAATATATGTATATGGCATTACTTCCATTATGATCATTTGCCACCATCATCACCTTGACAACTGCCGGTTTTATTGACTTGATAGTTAATACCATCGCTTATATAAATATCAAAATCTTTATTACTTGCTTTTAATTTTCTTTTATCATTTAAGAAATTATAAGCAATAGTAAAAGCATTAGCTAATTCTTTTTGTTTTGGTATTTTACCATAAAGCCAATTCAAAAATTTAAGCATTTATGCAGTCGATTTTTGTTAAGTTGATGTTGTGGTGCTAAAAGTACCTTATTAAATGCATGTTTTAATGAATTAAATTTTCTTTTTTCATCATCGGTAAGAGTGATAACCGTTTCTATGTTTCTAGGATTTCTTTTTTGTAAACCGTTCCTAGTCTCTTTAGAGCTACTTAGTGATTGTACTTTAGCTGCTTCATTATTTTTGCAACAATACAAAGATAATGTACCGCAAAATATTAATAGCTTTATAAATTTAACCATATTATTCTTTCTCTTTTTTTAATCTTTAGGCAATAGTATAAACTAGTTATTTTAATAATGTATAGATATTTGTGTGGGTGTAAGTGGTTATTGATTGTGTAAAGTTTACTTCTCGTTATAGGGTTTATGCTTACTTAAACTGTGGTCAAAGAAGTATGAATAGGTTAAAGAAATCATTTGATGAGTATGTTGCATATTGCAGTGAAGGTTGGCTGAACTGATACTCAAATTGCGCTTACTTATAAAGACCCTGAGTATATTTGAATTGTTTTATGGGTTTATTTTTATATATCTTATCTTAGATCGTAGTCTTGTAGCGATTACGATTTTTTCAAATCGGGATATTTTTTTGTTTTGCTTGGCAATTTATAGTACATTTCCTTAAAAGGGTGAGCATTACAAATGTTTTTTAAATGTTCTGTATAGTTTGTTTTTTCATATTTGAATATTTATTGTAAGCGTGTCTTTTATTGGATCCAGTGTAAATTGCAAGGAGCCTTGTCCGCTACTTTTTTTGCATTTAATGTTCATATAATGTTTAAATAGGATTGCTTTGAGTCCATTAATATTTAATATCTTGAAAATAAATTCATTTTTTTATATAATTTATTAAAAATATTAAAAAATAAGTTTAATGGAGGTTGGCGATTATGCGTGGAAAAACACTTAACTGAGACTTAAAATCGAGTGTGTCAAATTGTTTATAAGCATTTGGTATACTCAATTTTAAATATTTAAAGGTTATAAAAATGCCATCATCTTCTATGATAGAAGACAAAATAATACTTGCAAATAAGGATTATCAAGCCCCTTCTTTTTTTACTAATAATGCAATTGCCTCAAGTATGGCTATTATTGATATAATGTTTTATTTTGGAGGTGAATATGAAAGGATTAATTCTTTAAATAGGCGAATTGGTATTAGCAATCATGATTTTTCATATCATTTTATTTTTATTAAAAAAAATAAATTTTGTAATTGTAATAAAAATTTATGATAGAGTGTAAGCATCAAAGATATTATTTTTATTCATTATTTTTATCGGAATTTGCAAGGACATTGCCACATGCTGTTTTAACTATTATTTTAATAAATAAAGGTTTGCAATTGAGAGATATTGCTATAGTTCAAATGTTTTATATGTTAGCAATTATTTTTTTTGAACTTCCTTCAGGTGTAATATCAGATATTTTTGATAGAAAAATTGTTTATTTATCATCGATTTTTTTATCAATGATTGCTTATTTTATTATTTTTCAAACGTCATCATTTATAATTCTTTGTATTGCTTGGTTTATATATGGTATGTCATCTGCAGTTAATACTGGTACAATTGATGTTAGTTTTACTCGTGTATATCAAAGTAATTCGAAAAAGTTAAAAGCATTTATATCATCTATGAAAATAATTTTAGGTATTGGTGCTATTTCAGGTGGATATGCAGGAAGTGTATTATTTTTATATGTTGATGAAAAAATTTATCTTATTTCACTATTTCTGTATCTAGCCTCATCTTTAATTACAATTTTTTTTATATCAAGTGATAAAAATACGGATCATAAGAAGAAATGTTTAAAATTATATATTAATCAATTTAAAAATAATGTGATCACTTTATTAAAGTCTAAAATACTCATAGAGTTATTTATTTTAATTAGTTCTATTCAGTTTTTTTTTCAACCTTTTTATTTGTACTGGCAAGCAATTTTTATTGATAAAAATGTTCCTATTAGTATATTTGGAATTATATATATATTATTTCGTTTATCAAATATTATAGGAGCATGGGTATTTAAAAAAATTAGACATTCAAGCTATGATTCTTATGTTATTTTAGGTATCATATTTTTATTATCAATTTTAATAAAAATAGTTTCACATATTTACGTATTTATTACTATAATGACATTTCTCGTAATGTTAGTTTCTCTTTATTCTAATAATTTAGAATATTTTTTACGAAAAAATATAGATTCAAAAATCTTAGGGACTATAACTTCTATTAATAGT
Above is a genomic segment from Borrelia hermsii DAH containing:
- a CDS encoding Mlp family lipoprotein, whose translation is MNWLYGKIPKQKELANAFTIAYNFLNDKRKLKASNKDFDIYISDGINYQVNKTGSCQGDDGGK
- a CDS encoding MFS transporter, translated to MIECKHQRYYFYSLFLSEFARTLPHAVLTIILINKGLQLRDIAIVQMFYMLAIIFFELPSGVISDIFDRKIVYLSSIFLSMIAYFIIFQTSSFIILCIAWFIYGMSSAVNTGTIDVSFTRVYQSNSKKLKAFISSMKIILGIGAISGGYAGSVLFLYVDEKIYLISLFLYLASSLITIFFISSDKNTDHKKKCLKLYINQFKNNVITLLKSKILIELFILISSIQFFFQPFYLYWQAIFIDKNVPISIFGIIYILFRLSNIIGAWVFKKIRHSSYDSYVILGIIFLLSILIKIVSHIYVFITIMTFLVMLVSLYSNNLEYFLRKNIDSKILGTITSINSTISRLFSFLVLTACSVLASFISIINTFILLILIFCILSILVIYKFTDNKREDMK